In Candidatus Uhrbacteria bacterium CG10_big_fil_rev_8_21_14_0_10_50_16, the genomic window AATACGCACCCAGTAACGGAATGGAGACATCGCCTCCACGTACACGTGCTTTTGTACCCATTTTATTCTCTGTAACAGCGGACGCTTCGATCACATCGTCCACGCGTATATCAAACACCTGCTTGTCTTGGCGTGCGAACCCAACCACACGGTCTACATCCACCGCCGCCATTTCTTTGGCATGCACATCATTTAAATTCACGACAATAGACTTAACGAGACGCTTCCCATGGAGTGTTTTATGTGGGGCCGACGCGACCGCTTCAAATAATTTCCGTTTTGCCCGTTTATATTTTTCAAATCCCCCATGTGCTTCCAAATGCTCAGGTGTGAGATTTGTAAAGACCGCTGTATCAAATTGAATGCCCACGTGGCGAAATTGATCGATTCCTTGTGAAGAAACCTCCACAATTGCATAGGTACACCCCGCTTGCACCATCGCTCGTAGCATCTTTTGTGTTTGTGTCCGACCAAGCATGGTCATCTTTTTATCATTCGCAATTAATCGATCTCCAATGCGAAATGAGTCTGTCGTGGTCCATCCGACTGTTTCTCCCAAGGTCATGAGTAATTGGCCAATAAGCTGTGTCGTACTCGATTTTCCATTGGTCCCCGTGACCCCAATCACATGCATGTGTTTTGATGGATAACGGTACACAAAAGCCGCTCCTTGCGCCAAGACATAGTGATACGGCCGTAACAAAGACACCGGGATCCATTTTTTTATTCTATGAAGCATGTGCATGTTTTTTGATAAGGAGATACCCTTCTTTACCTACCTCGATAGCAATAAGTTTAATCATAGCCAACAAACCCACCAGCCCCCAGTCCGCAGCTGAGAGTCCGATCGTACGGAAAATTGCCTGAAGTCCAGGAACGTATACAACGGCCGCCTGTGTCACAAGACCAATCAACACTGCGCCTACCAACCATCGGTTTGTAAAGGGGTTCATGCGGAAAATTGATCGTCGCAGGCTACGCACAGCAAACACGTAGAGAAGCGAATCCACTGCCAGCGCCGTAAAGATAATCGTTCGCAAATGATCGGTTTGGATGCCCTTTGCCTGCAAAAGGATGTACATGACCAATAATCCAACATCTGTAAGGACTCCGATAAGGAAGATTAACACTTTCATCTCCGTATTGACAACCGGCGTATCTCGTTTGCGTGGAGGACGTTGCATAACGTCTGATTCGGCCGGTTCCATGGTGAGCGCAAGACCCGGAAGACCATCTGTCACTAAGTTGATCCACAAAATTTGAACGGCCAAAATCGGCAACGGCAAACCGAGTAAAATTGTTCCACTAATTAAAATCACCTCACTAAAACTATCCGCAACCAGATACACAATGATCTTACGGATATTATCAAAAATAACACGTCCTTCATACACGGCAGCCGTAATAGAGGACAAATCATTGTTTAAAAGGACCATATCTGAGGTTTCTCGTGCAACGTCTGTTCCCGATCCAACAGACACACCGATATCCGAAGCCTTCATTGCCGCTGCATCATTGACACCATCTCCAACCATCGCAACTACCTCGCCACGTGCACGCCATGCCTGAACAATTCGTAATTTATGCTGTGGTTCCACACGCGCGAAAACGTTACACGTTGCCACACGCTCTTTCAAGACAGCATCACTCATGGAATCAAGTTCCTTCCCGAGAATAACGCCACCCTCACGATGAAGAATTCCCGAATCCTCCGCGATCGCTAACGCCGTTTCTGGATGGTCTCCCGTGATCAAAACAATTCGCACACCTGCGTCATTGAGCGTCTGAATGCTCTCCCGCGTACTGACACGCAGCGGATCAGAGATGCCAATCAACCCTTTGCACGCAAAATTCGATAAAACATCTGTCGGTGTTTCTTCTTGTGGCTTTTCTGCAACCGCAAGCACACGTAAACCTTGTTTGGTCATCTCATCTGCCTGACGTGTCCAATAGAGACGATCCGCTTCCGTCATGCGACACATGGCAAATACACGCTCCGGTGCTCCTTTTACAAATACAAACGTACCTGCGTCCGTCCTGTGTTGGGTGACCATATATTTACGTTCTTCCGTAAACGGAATCTCTGCGATACGCCGATACGTCTCTCGTGCTTCCTTGACCGCGATCCCAGCTGCAAGCGCCACATCTACCAACGCACGTTCTGTAGGGTGACCCAAGCGTACCTCCGCTTCCTCTGTTACGTCCGCATCGTTATTCAACGCGCCAATGAGTAATGCTGATCGCACAGCCTCCGTTGTCTCCTTAAACGCCGTCGTGAGCCCGTCCCGCGTGCGAATTTGGACAACCGCCATTTTTCCTTCTGTAAGCGTTCCAGTTTTGTCCGTACAAACCACCGACACGCTCCCAAGCGTTTCCGCCGCAACTAGACGACGAACCAAAACAAAGCGTTTTAACATGTGCTGCATTCCAACCGCCAATACAACGGTTAATGAGATAAGAAGCCCCTCCGGAATGGACGCCACAGCCAATGCAATAGCGATACTCAGAATCTCTATCGTCGGGACTCCATGCAACCATCCAGCCACAAACAACACCATTGCCACGCAGACAACAATAACGCCAAGTATCCAACTAAATCGTTTGAGCTGAACCTGTAAAGGAGTTGACTCATCTTGTGTCTCAGATACGAGTTGTGCGATCGCGCCTAGATGCGTCTCGCTTCCAATAGCAACCACTACCCCCTCTGCCCTTCCACGAACCATCAACGTTCCCAAAAAAGCCATATTTGCACGATCACCGACAACAGCACTTACAGTCAATATGTTCGTGTGCTTCGATACCGGAAACGATTCGCCCGTGAGTAGCGACTCGTCGATTTGTGTATCCACCGCTTCGATTAGACGAACATCCGCCGGAATACGTGATCCCGCCTGAAGTAACACAATATCTCCGGGTACCAACTCCGTCGCAAGAATATCGGACACCGCGCCTCCTCGACGAACACGTGCATGCGGAATCTCGTAAGAAGAGAGCGCTTCGGCAGACCGTTCCGCCTTCCATTCTTGAACAAACCCCACAACCCCGTTTAGCAACGCGGCGATAGCAATGACAATCGCATCTTCCTCGTTTCCTATAACAACACTCGCCCCCGTCGCCAAAATTAGCAACATCATGAGGGGGCTCGTAAATTGGCGACCAATCACCCTAACGATGCTCATACGTCGTTTTTGTGGAAGATGGTTGGGTCCATATTGACGCTGTCGTGCACGTACGTCATCCATTCTCAAACCAGAAATAGACGTTTCTAGCCTTTGGTGCACTTCTTCTGTGCGTAATCGATACCAGGACGGTTTCATAGTGGCGTTAGTGACGTACGGACCGATATACCTCCAACGTCTGATCCACAATCCGATCCCAAGCAAAATAGTCTTCAATCACCCGTTTTACGTCCCGTTGTGCCCGCTTGATTTCCTCTGGATTTTCAACAAGATGTCGTAACTGTTGCTCTAGGTCATCCACATCCTTATTCTCGAACGTAAATCCTGCGCGATGGATTGCCTCAAGATTCCCCGGAATATCGGACACCAATACCGCCGTTCCAAACGCCATTGCCTCCAAAACGGTGAGTGGCAACCCTTCGCTTTCCGATGGCTGACAATACAAATACGCATGTGCATACAGCTGTGCCAAAGTCTCTCCAGTTTGAAATCCGATAAATTGTATCCGTGTGTCTCCCTCCGCTAATGCCTTTAGCTGTTCTAAATACGTATCCTTGAGCGCAGGTGCTCCAACAATCACAAGATGCTTGTCTGTTTTAATGCGACGAAACGCCTGGATTAAATGATGCACGCCTTTTACCTTTAACAACCGCCCAACCATCAAAAGGTATCCGTCTTTTTTGAGACCAAATGCTGCAAGTAAATGCTGCTTGCGAATCGTTTGCCTGTCAGCTCCACTTGGAATAAAGACAGCCTCTGTATGATAGCGATCACGACAAATCACCTGCAATCCGTGACTCACGGTAATCGTTGCATGCGGTGCACGACAAGCCATCCACTCACCCGCGCGTAATGCAATCCTACCGAACAATCCCCATTTTTGATGGAGACGATCCTGTGCATGGAACGTGGCAATCACCGTTACGTGCGGTCGCAGCAAGCGCGGAATCCAACTCAACAAGGCAGGACCAACTCCGTGATAATGAATGACATCCACAGGACGCAAACAGACATCCACGGTTGCCAAGAACGTATGGATAATTGCCTCAAGATTTTTTGAATATACCGTTGGCAAATAGTGCACGCGCACACCCTCATAATAGGTAGGATGTTCTGTACTATACCGTTTACGCGCATAGGCCGTTACCTCGTGTCCACGCAAAACCAACCGCGTTGCAAGGTTCACAACGTGTGTTTCGATTCCTCCGGCCGTGCGGCCAAGAATAAGACTTTTTTGACCCAAAAAAGCGATACGCATGCAACAAGTATAACACGAACGCTCTCTTACGTTTCTTGTGTGTCTGCTTCCGTAAATCCAAGTGCCGCCGAATTGATGCAAAATCTCTGACCCGTGGTCTGAACGGGACCGTCCGGGAACACATGACCCAAATGTCCACCGCAATTCTTACACAGTACCTCCAATCGATATATCCCCTGTGAAGAGTCATCCCGTATCACAACCGCGTCCGTTTCCATGGGCCTGTCAAAACTTGGCCATCCACTTCCTGAATCATACTTATTTTGAGAAGAAAATAACGTCGCCCCACAACCTGCGCATGTGTAGGTTCCGTTGTCGTGATGATCGTAATACTTGCCAGAAAAGGGTGGTTCCGTTCCTCCGCAGCGAAGCACGTCGTACGCCTGCGTACTGAGTGGTTGTTGATCGTCTTGTTTCATACAAACATTGTACCATCTCTATTTTTCTAGCTTGTCAAGGGGGCGGGTGTGGAAAAATAAAAAAACGAGGACGTATCCTCATCTTTCTTTGGTGCGCCGGGCGGGAATCTCACGTCGGCCTATGGCCTCTTTAAAACCATGCGGTTTTAATGTTTCCTCCTTGGGGGAACACCCAGTTCCCCCATCGCCCCCTCTGGTTCGAATCCCTTCTCTTAAAAAAAGAAAGATGGAGAATCATCCTCATCTTTCTTTGGTGCGCCGGGCGGGATTCGAACCCACGACCTTGGGCTTAAAAGGCCCCTGCTCTACCAACTGAGCTACCGGCGCATGCGGGGCAAGGATATCAGAAAACTCTCGCCCTGTAAAGGGATACCCCTACTCTTGCAATACTCCCTACAATTCCTTTGTTTCAAACGGATAATCCTCCTCAGAAGCCTCTTCCACATGCACGACGGTATTTCCCAATGCACGCGCAACCTGCTCCTGTATGGACAGTGGCAACGGCTCGCTCCCCTGTTCTTCCTGCTGTACATCTTCCTCAACACGCTCTTGGGAGTGCTCGGTCATGCCAGTCGTATACCCTTCCTCGCCTTCCTCCAAAAACCGCTCCAACGGCGACGGATCCTTCCGTTCTCGAGACCATTTGGCATCCGACTCCCCTGCCAGCTTCAACACACCTTCTGCAATTTTCTTGGTTCCATCTTTTGGAAACGTCAGCTTAAGATTAGCCGCAAAACGCATCTGCACATCCTCGTTATCCATAACGGTCCGAATCGACGAAAGAAGAATCTGCGGAGTTGTCTCGGTTTGATCTAAAATCAGCCCCGCCTGATGCTCGTACAAATGAAACGCATTCATCTCTTGGTGTGAGTCTGGAATTGGAACCACAATTGCCGGCTTCCCAACTGCCGCAAGTTCGGTAAGCGTCCCCAACCCCGCACGGCAAAGCACAACGTCCGCAATCGCATATGCATCGTCCATGCCATCGTTAATAAGTGGCTCCGTCACATAATACTTGTCGGACACGTTCACCATATGATGTTTGTCTCGACCCGTAACATGGAGCACTTGCCATTTCTTTGTGAGATCCGCTGCAATTGCGCTCACAGACTCATTAAGCCACATTGCTCCACCTCCGCCACCCAATACAAGCAGCGTCTTTCGCTCAGGACTCAACCCAAACTTAAGTAACGCACGTTCTCGCGACCCCTGTAACATACTTTCTCGCACCGCATTCCCTGTAACTTCCGTTTTTTTGCTTGGAAACACATCCTTGCTCGCATCGAATGTCGTAGAAATTTTCGCCGCGAACCGTGCCATGATTTTATTCGCTAGACCCGGCAATACATCTTGCTGATGTACCCAGCTACGAATTCCCATAAACCGTCCAAGAATCACTAACGGCACGCTCACATACCCTCCTGCCGTTACAATCACATCTGGTTGCTCTGCTTTTAACACATTCCACGCCTCCACACCCGCGTACACAAGCCTAAACGGAATCGTAAGCCAATAAAAAGAAACATAGCGAGGGATTTTAACGCTCGCAATGGAGATGAACCGTACATCCTGTGATGTAACCATGTTAGCCTCTGGCCCATGAACCGTGCCAACCCAAACAAGATCCACGAGCTTATTGTGCGCTCGCCAATATTCAACAAGACCGAGCAAGGGCGTCACAGGACCGAGTGTCCCACCACCGGATAGCAAAATCTTCATATAGTGGGAGTATACCAGAAACGAATTGAATAAACAGGAAGCAACCGTCTACGTGCGATAAGACGAGATATTAAGCACAATTCCCATAGCGGACAACATCATCACCATCGAGGTTCCCCCGTAGCTAATAAACGAGAGCGGAATTCCCGTAATCGGCAGCAATGCCAACATAGCTCCAATGTTCACAAATGCCTGAAAGAGAATCCACGTCATAACACCCACCACCACAAACTGTGAGAACTTATCCGGCGCGTGTGTCGCAATGCGGAGCATCTGTCTCGCAAAGAAGGCAAACGTAACAATTACAGCCGCAGTCAAAACAAAACCAAGCTCTTCTGCAATCACGGCAAAAATCGAATCTCCCGCCACCTCAGGGAGGTATTGAAACTTCTGACGTGAATGTCCGTAGCCAAGTCCAAGGAACCCACCAGACCCAATTGCCAACAACGCCTGGTTAATGTGATACCCCACCCCCTGAGGATCGAGCTCTGGGTGCAAAAACGTCGTAAAGCGCGCCGCTCGGTAGGGAGCTAACCGAATCAACAAAAAGAATAGTGTCGCACCTCCACCTCCCAATAAAAACAAGTGCGGCCACGGGGCGCCTGCTACAAAGTAGACCGTTAAGGCAATCATCACAATCACTGCCATCGTTCCAATGTCCGGCTGTAGAATCATGAGCAGCATAATGATTCCCAGGACTGTCACAAACGGAATCAACCCCGTGTTTGCATCCTTAATACCTGTGTCCGTTCTCCGTTCAAACCACGCAGCCAAATAGAGTAAAAACGTGAGCTTAACAATCTCTGCTGGTTGAAAACTTAATCCCCCGATGGCAATCCAGCTATGTGCCGTTCCAAAATCTGCGCCAATCCCTGGAATAAACACAAGAATCAATAAGACGATTGAGATGATCAGTAGCGCACCTGCCATGTTACGCCAAAACGTAAACGGGATCCGTGACATCACAAACATCCCCACAAGACCTGGTAGCACACCAAAAATAACTTGATGTTTTATAAACCAATAGGTATCGCCAAATCGTTCAAACCCCAGCGGACCCGATGCACTCATAAGCATCGCCAGACCAAACAAGAGCAACCCGCCCACGAGTGCCAATAAACGGTAGTCTATCGCGTGCTTAGGCTTTAGCATGCTTTAAAATAACCCCATGTCCAAGAGCGCAACGGCTACTCCTAGTGTCGACGCTACGATGGAGATAACCCAAGCGCGCATGACAATCTTGGGTTCTGGCCAACCAATAGCCTCAAAATGATGATGTATGGGTGTTGATAAGAAAATCTTTTTGCCTTTGCGTAGTTTCTTAGAGGTCAGTTGCACAATAACCGATAACGACTCCAGTACCAAAACGATACCAATCAACGGCAAGAGCAACGCCATATTTGTAAGCATCGCAACCACGCCCAACGTTACGCCAAGTGCCATAGACCCTGTGTCTCCCATAAAAAATCGTGCAGGATAAATGTTAAACCACAGAAAAGCTAGAAGAGCTCCAACGATCGCGATACAAAATGCCGCCAACTCAAATCGACCCTGCGCAAGTGCAATAGCCCCATAGGCGCCAAACGATGTCATAAGCGTTCCCCCGGCAAGTCCGTCCAGTCCATCAGTCTCATTCACAGAGAATGACGTCGCAACGATCACAAAAATAAAAATGGGGATATACCACCAACCGACAGCAAAATCTCCTACAAACGGAACGTGAAACAAATCCCAATCTAATTTTGTATAAAACCACCAAGACCCAATAGCGGCAATAATCGTATAGATCCCAAGACGATACTTCATACTTAAACCACCGCCATGAGGACCAATCTTTTTGACGTTCATCCAATCATCCACCAATCCAACAAGAGCAGAAGCTACAAAAGCTCCCAATGGCAACAATGTTTGCGAACGCGTCAAAAAACTCAAATGTCCCACCAGCGAATCGGGCGCTACGAGTCGTACAATCAATAATACAGACGAGACGGCAAGGACCGTTCCCCAAATAAGCACACCTCCCATAGTAGGCGTTCCTGCTTTCTTTGCATGAAGTTTTGCAAAGATCGGCGTTATGGAAGCCGTGCGAATTGTTTTCCCAATTTTGAGGCGATACAACACGTTGGTTAACAACGGCGTCCAGGCGATGGCCACCACAAATGTGAGAGCTGCAAGAAGAATCAAACGAATTACTTGAAATGACTCCATACTAGGCATTAAGAACAAGGACAAAAAAGAGCGCAAGCGCCGTAAACAAACCAATAAACAGTGCCGCAACAGACAAGGTATTTGCCAGAAGCGGTGAATATTTACGCATCCAGATAGCAAGACCGGTATTGACAATCAAAACGATCGTCGCAAATGCAGGGAAAAACAAGGACGCATACCAAGGTCCTGCATAGTCAACGCCCAAGTGCACATTATAATGCAAGGGAAGCAACTCTCCCGAGGGCACGACGTCTCGTAGGAACCATAGCGGGATAACCCATGTAACAAGTAGAACGAGAAGTGAGAGCAAAAATACCAAGCGTCTTTCCTTACGCGGAGCAAGAACCTGCAAAAGACTACGGATGTTCATAGATATTGGTCACGCAGCGCACCTCCGGTACCTGCTCTTTTAACAAAACTTCAATGCCCATTTTGAGCGTCATCTCGGACAAAGGACAGCCACGACATGTGCCGGTAAGCGACACCTGTACCTCCCCTGTTTCTGTATTAAATCCAAGAAATTCCACGTTGCCCGCATGAAGCGCAAGACGAGGACGGATCGTTTCTAACACCTCCTCAATTTTATTCTCAAGCGTCTGCAACATGCACAGAGAATAGCGTGTTTTAAACAAAAAAACAACCGCCTTACGACGGTCATTTTTTACTCTGCAGGAACAATGTTAACAAAGGTTCGTGAACGCAAGATCCCAATAAAGTTTGGTTTCATGCGTGTGGTGAACTTCACGGCTCCCGCAACGGCTGCGTACAACGTATCGTCAGCGCCGCGGCGAACATTCTTACCTGGGTGAATCTTTGTTCCACGTTGGCGGACCAAGATTTCTCCGGCATTGACAGCTTGTCCGTCAGAACGCTTTGTTCCGAGACGCTTTGCCTCTGAATCACGTCCAAGTCGGGAAGAACCACCGGCCTTTTTGTGTGCCATAGTGGACCAATATTACGTATTAAGGACGGAGGACGGCGCAATGCCGATTCCGTACGGTGACGAGAGTATAGCCGAAACAAGAAAAATCGTCAATATCTCGTTCAAAACCAGGCCGTTTTAAAGGAAAAAAGCCCTTTTACCGGCCTTTCTCCTGCGATAAGAAGTATGGATGAATGAGGGCCTCTTATTTTGCCTCCACGATAATAGAGAGTTCTGCCTCGTATCCACCCAAAAACTCGGCGACAACAGTAAACGAGCCGGTTTCCTTGATAGGCGCCGTAAAGACCACTCGCTTTGGCTTGAGTTTTACTCCCTGCTCCTGTGCCGCTTTTACAACGTCTTTTTCCGATACAGCCGCATACAGCGTGCCGTCATCATTGGCTTTTACGGCAAGGGTGAGCGTGGTTCCATCGAGTTCTGCCACAGCTTTGCGTGCTTGATCGTCCGCCTTCACTGACTCACGCTCTACGCGCTTCTCCTGCGCCTGGATTTTCAGCAACGCCTCTTTGGTTGCCGGGACGCCCAACGCCTGTGGATAGAGGAAGTTTTGCGCATACCCATCGCTCACGTCCACAACGTCGCCCTTGTACCCTTTCCCCTTTACATCTTTTAGTAATATTACTTTCATAGGTGTGTTGTTTACAATGACTTTATCTTAACACATCCAACCCACATAGCGAAAATACTGTTATGCGTCTGAGGAAGAATTGTATTTCTGCACCAAGAGCGTTCCTGCCGCCGCAGACATAGGCAGTACAAAGATATTGAAAAACGGGATCAAAAGGCCGAGCGCTTTAGCGGTTCCCAGTCCCAAAACTGGACCCAAATGTTTTACAACCCACCTACGCCTATCACCCAACATCAATCCACGTCGTGCAAGCGCCGGACTCACAGCATCCCCGCCAGAAGTAACCAAAAGCACACCAAATCCCAAAACACCACTGAGCACCTGCCCCACTACTGGCAAAAACTGCAATAGGAATCCAATCATCACAACAACTCCAAGCAAAACTGCCTTCCGAGATTCCTGCGTGATTGTAAACAATATTTCCTTATACCAGGGCCGTTCAATGATCACCTGATTGTGTTGCTTTTCCAGACGAGCACCAAGTTCCTCATAAAACGGCGAGCCAACCACCTCAGCGATAAGAGAAAAGAAAAAGGCATACCCCAAAAGGACAAGAAAAAAGAACAAGAGGTATACGATCCACATCAACAACACAAGCCAAAAGGATTCAAATGACGCTCCAAGAAATCCCGCTACGATTGGTGCAATCCACTGCCACCCGATCAGAATCATTGCAACAAAAATTCCCACGTTGAACAAAATGGGGATCGTTAAAAGCCACCACGCACCCGGAATTTCAACCATGACTCTTGCACCACGAAAGAGCAGAAAAAAGCCATCCGACATCTGATGAAGATGCTTCATGAATGACGTATGCGCCGGTCTCGCCGATTACGACTCCGCGCACGCTGTGTGGGCGGTTTTATTTGCCCTGGCGCTGGCTGGCCCGGCTCGACTTTTACTTTAAACGGATCGCGTTTATTGCGTCGGCGCACTTGCCGAGCAATGAGTCCCACCGCTTTTTCTACAATAAACTCCATGTCCTCGTATTCCGACCACTGCTTAACATCTCGCAACGGCGCCCACTTGCGCCCACGAATCTTCTCTCCTTGTTTGGTCGCGACTTGTACACGCTTAAACCTCGCGTTCTCGGGTGCCTCAAACAAAAAGTAATGGATATCTTTTTTAATGGTATCTCCTTTGCGTACGTATCTATCTTCAAACGTAATTTGAATATTTCCAAGCTTGCGAACAAGACGAAGTCCCTTCAGTCCGGTCTCTTCATACACTTCGCGCCGCGCGGTCTGCTCAATACTTTCCCCTTTTTCTACATGCCCTTTTGGGAAGGTCATTTTTCCAACAGAATCACGCACAAAGGCCACATCTACGCCTCGCTTGGTTACTTTATAGATAATTCCTCCTGATGAAACTTCTTGGCGAATAGCCATAGGGTTCAACAATAATCTCTATGAACCAACCTACTCTCCATGTTCTTCGTTCAAAATGGAAAGTGCACGCTCAAACTGTGTATCGATACCTTCTGCTAAATCTTCTTCCGTGAACGTAACCTCCTCATCTGGAGTGATTCCTTGCTTGTTGATTGAACGTCCTTGCGGCGTGAGCCATTCTGCAATTGTGATCTTGAGCGCCGATCCATCGGACAACTCACGATATTCTTGCACGGAACCTTTTCCAAACGTCTGTGCCCCAATAATGATCGCCGACGCATAGTCTTGTAACGCTCCTGCTACAATCTCCGTTGCCGACGCACTCCCCTCGTTTACAATCACCACAGTTGGAATGTCTTTTAATCGAGCGACGCCCTGTGCCTCGATATCCTTCATAACACCATCTTCTCCGCGTTCGATCACCACGGTGTTATTCCCGACCCACTCACCAGCAATCACGACTGCCTGATCCAAAAATCCACCTGGGTTGTTCCGCATGTCGATCACAAGTCCTGTTGCGCCCTTAGACAAAACATCTACCACAGCATCGTTAAATCGACGTGCGGTGTCTTCGTTGAAAGCAAAAATGTCTATAACCGCAATCCCGTCTTCTCGGACGGACCATTCTACAGAACTTAATTCAATAATCGCACGGTGGATAGGAACCTCTACAGATGCATTTGCTCCTTCATGTACCACCGTAAGTGTTACCGTTGTTCCTTTTGGACCGCGAATCAACGCAACCGCGTCCTCTATACTTAACCCTGCGGTTTCTGTTTCATCGATCAAATAAATTGCGTCTCCTGCCGCGATACCTGCAAGTTGTGCCGGTGAATCACGTAACGGAGAAACGATCACAAGTTGACCCTCGCGCAAGCCAATCTCGGCGCCGATCCCCTCAAACTGACCAGATAAACTTGTCTGGAAGCTGTTTGCGGCTTTTGGGTCAAAGAACGTTGTGTAAGGATCCCCTAACCCAGCAACGAGTCCGTGCAAGGCACCATAAAACAAATCTTTTTCCGCAACCGGACCGTATACGTAATCCTCCTGTACTTGTTGCCACACGTCCCAGAACAACTGAAAATCCACATCTTCTGCAATGCGTGCAATTTCTCCGGCGCCGATTACGCGTCCATCCTCTAACGTAACCGATCTTGGAGGCAAAGCCTCGCGACCAATAAAAATTCCTCCCAATAAACTCGTAAGCGCGATCCCAACCGCGACCGTTGTCATGAGCCATAAAGGCCATCGAAGGGTTTTTTGACGTTTTTCTTGAAACATATGTGAGCGCAGTATACCACGTCTTTAAAGATTCACCTGAAGTAATTCTTATTTCCACCACACAATCCTCAGAATTTGATAGAATGGACACACATGAATAACCGTCGCATCCAACAGGTGATTTTTGCGCTCTTTATTGCACTCTTTTTTGTCAGTGCACCACTCGTCGTTCTCTATACGGCAGGCTATAGATGGAGCCCACAGCAGGGTGTCATCCGTACAGGAACACTCTTTGTCGCTACGACTCCAAAAAATGCAACCGTCAACCTAGGAGGAAAACCCTATAAGGACAAGACACCCACCATTATTAAAACGCTTAAGCCCGCAGAGTATTTAATTGAACTTGCATTACCTGGTCATCTCTCTTGGGAAAAACGACTCAGCATTAAAGAA contains:
- a CDS encoding peptidase S41, whose product is MFQEKRQKTLRWPLWLMTTVAVGIALTSLLGGIFIGREALPPRSVTLEDGRVIGAGEIARIAEDVDFQLFWDVWQQVQEDYVYGPVAEKDLFYGALHGLVAGLGDPYTTFFDPKAANSFQTSLSGQFEGIGAEIGLREGQLVIVSPLRDSPAQLAGIAAGDAIYLIDETETAGLSIEDAVALIRGPKGTTVTLTVVHEGANASVEVPIHRAIIELSSVEWSVREDGIAVIDIFAFNEDTARRFNDAVVDVLSKGATGLVIDMRNNPGGFLDQAVVIAGEWVGNNTVVIERGEDGVMKDIEAQGVARLKDIPTVVIVNEGSASATEIVAGALQDYASAIIIGAQTFGKGSVQEYRELSDGSALKITIAEWLTPQGRSINKQGITPDEEVTFTEEDLAEGIDTQFERALSILNEEHGE